The genomic stretch ATCCTGCAGACCGCCAAGACCCAACGCTGGAAACCCGAAGAGGTCCTGCGCACTCTCGTCGAAGCCGAGATCGCCGCCCGCGACGAGGCCAACCGGCGCGGCCGCCACCGCCAGGCCGGCTTCCCCGTCGTCAAGACCTTCGACGGCTTCGACGTCGCCGCGTCCTCGGTGCCCCAGGCCACCGTGGACTACCTCGCGGGACTCGAGTGGGTCCGCGCGCCAGAGAACCTGTGCCTGGTCGGCCCCGCCGGCACCGGCAAAACCCACCTGCTGCTGGCCGCCGGGCATGCCGCGGTCGAGGCCGGCCACCGCGTGCGCTA from Euzebyales bacterium encodes the following:
- a CDS encoding ATP-binding protein; the encoded protein is MTAAPAALSTDLEAGLKRLKLATVRRIAPDILQTAKTQRWKPEEVLRTLVEAEIAARDEANRRGRHRQAGFPVVKTFDGFDVAASSVPQATVDYLAGLEWVRAPENLCLVGPAGTGKTHLLLAAGHAAVEAGHRVRYLSAAELVETLYRGLADNSVGRSIDTLLRNDVILVDEVGFAPLDATGTQLLFRSSPPPTNAAPWA